The following are from one region of the Littorina saxatilis isolate snail1 linkage group LG4, US_GU_Lsax_2.0, whole genome shotgun sequence genome:
- the LOC138963693 gene encoding uncharacterized protein, protein MATGGDSVDSPVSGRLRSQDVPTDSLTGLVTSELMRKAKSTREKLLHSPGREEGESITYYQKFMTLGTQMELKGDSLRAFADAKIKEIEDVRANKERLSLEKKKLAMEERKLEEARVEAQKQREFEESIAQKQREMEEKKLGEAREEAQKQRDFEEAKVQRMERMESERIDEMKKLQDEAQRHAERLEEQRANNQRAHQKARDGMVESTKVTLPAFDENKEDIEAYLTKFERFAEELDWDQTTWARRVSTKLNVKATTLIGDMSKEDARDYQLVKKELLRGFRCTAESYREKFRAARRKSEETFSTYVSRITRYLHSWMDLAEKQRTYKDLFDLVLLEQLLTGIPQSVATFIRQSKATNGETFDMTVRVNGKAVVAIRDTGSPMLCVSADLIDPATYTNRTREVSGVFEEQGTEQAPIAIVKEYSGADGVDHRQLVVPSEFQNEVMRLAHDAPMAGHLGGTRTRNRIWTEFYWPGMCPDIRRYVASCDACQRTTAKGKVKPVPLERMPLIDVPFKQVAVDIIGPIHPPSDRGHRFILVTVDYATRYPEATPLRKIDTPHVAEALWENWTRVGIPEKVLSDNGTQFKSEMMQEVYNLMFIPVCLFAYREVPQESLKFSPFELLYGRTVRGPMQVLRKLWTKEETDQEVRTTAEYVVDLRNRVEETCRIARENLGKATERYARAADRKAEDRQFKEGDEVLLLLPMKKNKLEIAWRGPYVIKERCGMNDYRIQVGSKKKLFHVNLLKRYVRRREIPAVVGVVLEEEELEEVPEVSAGQNTIPLVPLEAGEGPKDVSINDVLPAQKQQELRDLTIEFENQFTDLPRTTNLEECEITVLEDTPVRVRQYPLPHVAMDCIRKEVQDMLKLGVIEPCASPYSAPLVLIKKPDGKMRTCQDFRKLNQIVRFDGEPLPDVEYLFAKLHRAKYLSKLDLTKG, encoded by the exons ATGGCGACGGGAGGTGATAGTGTGGATTCTCCGGTGTCAGGGCGACTTAGGTCACAGGACGTGCCGACTGATAGTTTAACCGGATTAGTTACATCTGAACTCATGAGGAAGGCAAAATCAACTCGAGAGAAGCTTCTACATAGTCCAGGACGTGAAGAAGGGGAGTCCATTACGTACTACCAGAAGTTCATGACTTTAGGAACGCAGATGGAGTTGAAGGGAGATAGTCTTCGAGCATTCGCCGACGCTAAGATAAAGGAGATAGAGGACGTACGGGCCAACAAGGAGAGGTTGAGCTTAGAGAAGAAGAAATTGGCGATGGAGGAAAGGAAGCTGGAAGAAGCACGGGTGGAAGCCCAGAAGCAACGCGAGTTCGAGGAGAGTATAGCCCAGAAGCAGCGTGAGATGGAGGAAAAGAAACTAGGAGAAGCACGTGAAGAGGCCCAAAAGCAGCGTGACTTTGAGGAGGCCAAAGTTCAACGTATGGAAAGAATGGAGTCTGAAAGAATCGATGAGATGAAGAAACTTCAAGATGAAGCACAGAGGCACGCAGAACGATTAGAGGAACAAAGGGCAAATAATCAACGAGCTCATCAGAAGGCGAGGGATGGAATGGTAGAATCTACCAAAGTAACACTTCCTGCATTCGACGAGAACAAGGAGGATATAGAAGCTTATCTTACCAAATTCGAGAGATTCGCAGAGGAGTTAGACTGGGACCAGACAACATGGGCGAGACGGGTGAGTACCAAACTCAACGTGAAAGCGACGACCTTGATTGGGGATATGTCGAAGGAGGACGCTCGAGATTACCAGTTAGTGAAGAAAGAGTTACTGAGAGGATTCCGGTGTACAGCAGAATCGTACCGAGAGAAGTTCAGGGCAGCAAGAAGGAAGAGCGAAGAAACGTTTTCAACCTACGTGAGCCGGATAACGCGGTACCTGCACAGTTGGATGGACCTAGCGGAAAAACAACGAACTTACAAGGACCTCTTCGACCTGGTTCTTTTGGAACAGTTGCTTACTGGCATCCCGCAGTCTGTCGCTACGTTCATTCGACAGTCCAAAGCCACCAAT GGAGAAACTTTCGACATGACAGTTAGGGTGAACGGGAAGGCAGTGGTAGCCATACGTGACACGGGAAGCCCAATGCTGTGTGTTAGCGCTGACCTCATCGACCCGGCTACGTACACAAACAGGACAAGAGAAGTGTCAGGAGTGTTTGAAGAGCAGGGAACAGAACAGGCTCCCATAGCCATCGTGAA AGAATACTCAGGTGCAGATGGAGTGGATCACCGACAGTTAGTGGTGCCCAGTGAGTTCCAGAATGAGGTGATGAGATTAGCTCACGATGCACCCATGGCAGGACACCTAGGGGGAACGAGAACCAGGAATAGGATATGGACAGAATTCTATTGGCCTGGTATGTGCCCCGACATCAGACGATACGTGGCATCATGTGACGCTTGCCAGAGAACTACGGCAAAAGGGAAAGTGAAGCCAGTACCATTGGAAAGAATGCCGTTGATCGATGTCCCGTTCAAGCAGGTAGCGGTGGACATCATAGGGCCGATTCATCCGCCGTCAGACCGAGGACACCGTTTCATACTGGTAACAGTAGACTATGCCACCCGGTATCCTGAAGCAACCCCTCTCAGGAAAATCGATACACCACATGTGGCGGAAGCGTTGTGGGAGAACTGGACCAGAGTGGGCATACCTGAAAAAGTGTTGTCAGATAACGGTACCCAGTTCAAGAGCGAAATGATGCAGGAGGTGTACAACCTGAT GTTCATtccggtgtgtttgtttgcatatAGGGAAGTTCCTCAGGAGTCGTTAAAATTCTCACCGTTTGAACTACTCTATGGGCGAACTGTGAGGGGACCTATGCAGGTATTACGGAAGCTGTGGACCAAGGAAGAGACAGACCAAGAAGTGAGAACCACTGCCGAGTACGTTGTGGACCTGCGGAATCGAGTTGAGGAGACATGCAGGATTGCCAGAGAAAACCTCGGGAAGGCGACAGAGCGATACGCAAGGGCAGCGGACAGGAAGGCAGAAGACAGACAATTCAAGGAAGGAGATGAGGTGTTGCTGCTTCTTCCAATGAAAAAGAACAAGCTGGAAATCGCTTGGCGTGGACCTTACGTCATCAAGGAGCGATGCGGCATGAACGACTACCGGATTCAAGTGGGGAGTAAAAAGAAATTATTCCACGTCAACCTCTTGAAGAGATACGTCAGGAGGAGAGAGATCCCAGCGGTTGTAGGAGTGGTGCTGGAAGAAGAGGAACTGGAAGAAGTGCCTGAAGTCTCAGCAGGACAGAACACCATTCCATTAGTGCCATTAGAAGCGGGAGAGGGACCCAAAGATGTTAGCATCAATGACGTGTTACCCgcccaaaaacaacaagagctGAGGGATTTGACGATTGAGTTTGAGAACCAATTCACCGATCTTCCTCGTACCACAAATCTTGAGGAATGTGAAATCACCGTCCTCGAAGATACACCAGTGCGAGTGAGGCAGTACCCATTGCCTCACGTGGCCATGGATTGCATAAGGAAGGAAGTGCAAGACATGTTGAAGCTAGGCGTTATAGAGCCTTGTGCGTCGCCCTATAGTGCTCCATTGGTCTTGATCAAGAAGCCCGATGGAAAAATGAGAACCTGCCAGGATTTCAGGAAATTGAACCAGATTGTGCGGTTTGATGGTGAACCTCTGCCAGACGTCGAATATCTGTTCGCCAAGTTACATCGGGCTAAGTACTTGTCCAAACTGGATTTGACCAAAGGGTAA